A stretch of the Osmerus mordax isolate fOsmMor3 chromosome 12, fOsmMor3.pri, whole genome shotgun sequence genome encodes the following:
- the LOC136953753 gene encoding lysozyme g-like translates to MASLFGDIMKVETSGASEKTAKQDKLTVKGVEASHKMAEHDMKRMTQYKSMVQTVGHSKGLDPAIIAGIMSRESRAGVALVNGWGDQGNGFGLMQVDKRFHKIVAEWDSKEHVNQATAILVDFINKIQKKFPKWPKEHQLKGGISAYNIDDKNVKTYERMDVGTTGDDYSNDVVARSQWFKTQGF, encoded by the exons ATGG CTAGTCTTTTTGGCGACATCATGAAAGTGGAGACCAGTGGCGCTTCAGAGAAAACTGCCAAACAAGACAAGCTGACtgtcaaag GGGTGGAGGCATCCCACAAGATGGCGGAGCATGATATGAAGAGAATGACCCAGTACAAGAGCATGGTGCAAACGGTGGGCCATTCAAAAGGCCTGGATCCGGCCATCATAGCTGGAATCATGTCCAGGGAGTCCCGAGCCGGTGTTGCTCTGGTCAACGGCTGGGGAGACCAAGGCAACGGCTTTGGTCTTATGCAA GTCGACAAACGTTTCCATAAGATAGTTGCCGAGTGGGACAGCAAGGAGCATGTGAACCAGGCAACGGCGATTCTTGTTGATTTTATCAACAAAATACAGAAGAAGTTCCCTAAATGGCCAAAGGAACACCAGCTGAAAG GGGGAATATCAGCCTACAATATAGATGACAAAAATGTCAAAACCTATGAGCGTATGGATGTGGGCACCACCGGGGATGACTATTCCAATGATGTGGTGGCCCGGTCACAGTGGTTCAAAACTCAAGGCTTCTAA
- the LOC136953752 gene encoding lysozyme g-like, whose protein sequence is MASLFGDIMKVETSGASEKTAKQDKLTVKGVEASHKMAEHDMKRMTQYKSMVQTVGHSKGLDPAIIAGIMSRESRAGAALVNGWGDHGNGFGLMQVDKRFHKLVGEWDSKEHVNQATGILVDFINTIQKKFPKWPKEHQLKGGISAYNAGAKNVQTYERMDVGTTGDDYSNDVVARSQWFKTQGF, encoded by the exons ATGG CTAGTCTTTTTGGCGACATCATGAAAGTGGAGACCAGTGGCGCTTCAGAGAAAACTGCCAAACAAGACAAGCTGACtgtcaaag GGGTGGAGGCATCCCACAAGATGGCGGAGCATGATATGAAGAGAATGACCCAGTACAAGAGCATGGTGCAAACGGTGGGCCATTCAAAAGGCCTGGATCCGGCCATCATAGCTGGAATCATGTCCAGGGAGTCCCGAGCCGGTGCTGCTCTGGTCAACGGCTGGGGAGACCATGGCAACGGCTTTGGTCTTATGCAA GTCGACAAGCGTTTCCATAAGCTAGTTGGCGAGTGGGACAGCAAGGAGCATGTGAACCAGGCAACAGGGATTCTTGTTGATTTTATCAACACAATCCAGAAGAAGTTCCCTAAATGGCCAAAGGAACACCAGCTGAAGG GGGGAATATCGGCCTACAATGCAGGGGCCAAAAATGTCCAAACCTATGAGCGTATGGATGTGGGCACCACCGGGGATGACTATTCCAATGACGTGGTGGCCCGGTCACAGTGGTTCAAAACTCAAGGCTTCTAA